The DNA region AGAGACTTTTGACTTGTCCAAGTTAAAAATTTTTGCAAATATGGATCTTGAGCCGCTAGCGCATCAACTTCTTGCTTCATCAACTGCATTAGAAAATCTGCATTCCGCAGCATAGCAACCGTTAACAAAAAGATTTCACGCCACCTGGGTTCAGTAATATGAGTCACCAGACGTTCTAACGGTTGTTTTAATGCTTGTAAATTATAACTAGCAACGATTTTTCGAGCAGTCAGGTATTCTTGAAACGTCAAATAAGAGAAAGAGAAAATCCCCCGCACTCGTTCTGCTAGTAATCCATGTTGCAACTCTATCGCCTGAAGTACCCCTTTACTATCTAATTCCAATTCCTCTGGTTCTGTGGAGGCATTCGGCAAATCACCGATATAATCGCTAATGTATTGCTCAACAATGCGTTGTTCAAAAAAGTAATTACCCTGCTCAAATGTCGCGCTAGCAACTTGACTCAGCAACTTAAGTTTTTGTGGTAATAAAAAACCTTCGTACACTTCATCCCGCTCAATTGCTTTAGTTTCGTCCCATTTCCCCAAGAGCAGGTCTAAACACTGCTTATAAAACGCAGCTTTTTGAGTTGGAAATTTGTTATGATGATGAAAAACCCAGCAGGCGAGATGCAAAAACAACGGAGTGACAGCAAGTCTTTGAAATTGTAAATTTTCGGGTAAATCTAGTTTCTTAATAAACTCAAATGCCTGTTCTTGTTTATCCTGAATGTTGGTTTTCGTAACTGCTGTAAACCACTTTTGAGCAAAAGTAACAATTTGATCTTGACTAAAAGGGGCAATTTCAACATCTGTAAAGCGTCTGAGGTTCAAAGCTTTAGCTGCCGTGCGGCAGGTGACGACAAACATATTCTTTTGATACTTTTCAGATAGTCTGCGAATCTCATTGACGACACCCTTACTCTGTTCATGGAGTACTTCATCTAATCCATCCAGCAACAGCAACACTCTGCCCTCTAACAACAAAGTTTCCAGCACAGATGGATCTGAAATTCCACAGGTGAAGAATTCTTTGCAAATATAGTTGAGTAAATGGAACTCTCCTACAACTCTCGCTTCGTCGGCAAAATCTCTTAAGGTGACAAAAATAGGAACCCGATTTTCTGCAAATCTCCCTCGGTTGCATTGAATCGCCAGATGTTGTAAAAAAGTGGTTTTACCTGCTCCCGGTTTACCCAACACCCGCAGCTTTGAGTAAGTTTGAACTGCCGCGATCCCCGCGATTTGCGTCTGGGATACTTCACCTAAACCAAAGCGATCGAATTCTTTTGATGTAAAGTTTTGCAAATCAGCAAACTCTAACCACTGAAGGCTGGCAATTTCCTCCAAAATGTTGACATCGATATAAATGTCGTCGATTCTAACGGGGCGAGTAACATCTAATAGCTGCAAAGTGCCGCACTGGTGTTGAATTTTGTCGAAGCGTTGCGATCGCACTTGTTGTACTAGAGCATCAATATCTAAAAATTCAGCAGTACCAAGTTCTTTTGATTCAGAGAATTCTTCTGGTGGATTAGCCGCAATCTCCCGCCAATTCAACGACAACACAGAACAAATTTCTATAAAGATATGACGCTCAACGGGACGCCCACTAAAAAACCGCCAAATTGGTTGGCGAGTCTTTAAGTTAACTTCAAAAGCCAAATCTTCTTGTGTCCACCCTTTATGAGCGAACGCTTTTTTAGCTTGTTGAATCCCGGCGAGGGATGCTTCGAGCGATCGCTTGACCATAGGAGCTTACACACATCAAATAATAATTCTTCAATTTGACATTATTACAACATACGGTTTTGAAACTACTTAGAAACCAAGTGAGCTATTTTGGCTATTTTTAAATGTTAATGATTTCTTTCAAGCATCTTCAGCCAATATCCTGTAATTGCCTTTTCTCAGTAAGTCGAGTAGTTAAAGTATTTTTTGTAACTGGATATTGAGTTTTAGAGAAAGTTATTGTATATCTAGTACCTTTAGTGGTACGGCAAGCTTCAAATTTATTGTACAATTAAGTACTCATAATTATTGTACCACTTCTATACGCTAGTGTACTTGTGTGTAAAGTTAGTTTGTTATAATTAATATTTAAATAAATCAGATTAAGCTAGTTTTAGATTTTAAATTTTGGATTTTAGATTAAAATCTAAATCTAGAATCTAAAAAAGTTTTCAAATCTCTCCGTTTACGGAGATGAAAAATAAAATTTTCAATAGTTAAGCTTCTTTTTTATAAGAAGAGGTTAATCTAAAAGACGCTCCTACGTCGTTAACGCTACGCTATCGCAAATCCAAAATCTAAAATCGAGTGACGAACTTTATTGTTTGTGTACACACCTACAGCTGATAAGAAGCCGTCAAAGCTACCGCCAAAGCATCCGCAGCATCATCCGGCTTAGGAATATCATCTAAATCCAACTCCCGCGCCACTGCTTCTTGCACTTCCGACTTATCGGCATTGCCATACCCTGTTAAAGCTTGTTTAATTTGAGCAGGAGTAAACTCTACATAAGGAAGACGACGCTGGCCCAACACTAAAATGACTATACCCCGCGCCTGTGCAACCAGGATTGTACTTGACATCCGATAGAAAAATAGCTTCTCGATCGCAACCAAATCTGGTTTAAATTCCTCGATCACAGTGTGTAAATCATCAAACAAGGTACATAAGCGCAGTCCCATTTCCACATCTGCCGAAGTTTTGATTACCCCAAAATCCAGCATATTTACTGTAGTCTCTGGTATCTTGTTAGGAGTTTGTGTGCAAGTAATTGCCCCAAATCCTAAAATTGCCAGTCCTGGATCTAATCCTAAAATTCGTTTTTCCATTAAATTCACTTTTATCAAGCTAGGGTATTGTTTAACTAGGAATACTGGCAATTTTGACCACTTGCTCTTAGTCTAATGGGATAGACAAATATAATAGTTTCACGCCGAGTGTTTTAAACCAACTGGTGTAAATTTTCTGTTAATTATTGTTTGTAGCACTGCTGTAAATCAGGTATGTCAATTGGTTTTCTCAGACAAGCCCTCAACGCCCTGCAAAAGCAGTCGCGCTCTCGTACTTCCTATCGGGTTAACCAGTGGTTCAAATGGTTATCCCCTGGACTATCGGTAAAACGTTGGTTGTTGATCAGTATTGGGGGTGTACTGCTGGCGAGTTTGGGGTTAGCTATCTGGATTAAGCTCACCCCAATTTTTTGGATGATCGAGTTTTTTAGGAATCTTCTGGGAGTAATCACCAACATTTTACCCAACTATGTTAGTGGGCCTTTGGTGCTGCTTGGCGGCTTGCTGTTAGTGCTTTGGGGGCAAACTCGCACTGTCGGCTCAATTACTAAGGTACTAAGAACAGAAGGCGGAGAAGAACTCATCGATGTCTTACTGGCACATCATCGATTGTACCGAGGCCCGAAAATAGTGGTAATAGGTGGTGGTACCGGACTTTCTATGTTGTTGAGGGGACTCAAAACCTACAGCGCTAATATTACTGCTATTGTTACTGTCGCCGATGATGGTGGATCTTCTGGGCGGTTGCGTCAAGAATTTGGAGTGTTACCACCAGGGGATATTCGCAATTGTTTAGCTGCACTAGCAGACGAAGAAAAGTTATTAACAGAATTGTTTCAATACCGTTTTCGGGCTGGAGATGGGTTAACGGGTCACAGTTTTGGTAATTTGTTTTTAACGGCAATGAGTGATATTACTGGAGATTTAGAACAAGCTGTTGCAGCCAGTTCTAAAGTGCTAGCAGTACGGGGACAAGTACTACCAGCAACTCTCAGTGATGTTCGTCTCTGGGCAGAATTAGCCGATGGTCGTCGCATTGATGGGGAGTCTAGCATTCCCAAAGCTGGCGGTAAAATCGTTAAAATTGGCTGCATTCCAGCTAATCCTCCAGCAGTACCAGCAGCTATTAAGGCAATTAAAGAAGCTGATTACATTATTATTGGCCCAGGTAGCCTTTATACCAGCCTAATTCCTAATTTACTAGTACCAGAAATTGCCGATGCGATCGCTCAAACAGATGCCCCCCGTATTTATATCTGCAATATAATGACTCAACCAGGAGAAACTGAAGGATACACTGTTGCAGATCACATCAGAGCAATTGATGCTGCTTGTGGGGAAAGACGGTTATTCGATGCTGTACTGATACACAAAAAATCCCCCTCAGAGCAATCACTCATCCGCTACGCCGAACAAAACTCCCATCCGGTTTTCCTAGATAGAGAAGCCGTAACTCAGCTAGGACGAAGGATTGTTCCAGCTAATGTTTTGTATGAAGATGAAACGGGTGTTATCCGTCACAATCCGCAGAAACTAGCACAAGTGTTGTTGCGGTGGTACGGTAGAAGTCAGCCCCTTCGGGGAATTCAAAATTCAAAATTTAAAATTCAAAATGAAGGAAAATAAAATTAGTCATTAGTCTACACAAAGGACTAATGACTAATAACTAATAACTAATAACTAATTATGAAAATTTTTCTTGCAGATACAGAGGCGACCCTACGCTTAGGTATTACTCTCGGTGAATCCCTAACTCCTGGCAGCGTAATTTTACTAGAAGGTGATTTAGGTGCTGGTAAAACTACCCTAGTTCAAGGTATTGGCAAAGGTTTGGGAATCGCTGAACCTATTGTTAGTCCCACCTTCACCCTGATTAATGAGTATACGGAAGGACGCCTCCCCCTTTACCATCTAGATTTATATCGGCTAGAACCACAAGAAGTTGCAGCCCTGAATTTAGAAAGTTACTGGGAAGGTGTTGAAGTCATACCAGGAATTGTGGCAGTTGAATGGGCAGAACGATTGCCCTACAAGCCAGATAGCTATTTAAGTGTGAGCTTGACTTATGGGAATGAGGGCACTCGTCAAGTCGAACTCATCCCATTCAATTGTGCCATTAGCGAAGTCATTGCCGCGATTTAAGCTCATCTCCCGACTTAAGTACGAGAAATGTGACTTTCTTGAAAATATGTAATACGAGAAAATTTTTGCAAACAGTCAAGGGAGAACTCCACACTCGTTCTATCTGCCACTACCACGCTCACCACTGTCAATTACTAACATTGTTATCTCAACCCAGAATAAATTAAAAAATTTTGTAACAGCAGCTTGATTACTGCAATAATCAGTTAAAAAAACTGATTTAAATGGTCTATAAATGAATAAAATGTAAACTGTTGTTGGGTTAAATAAGAATTTTCACAAAACTTAGTCAGCTTAGTTTTACCCGATTGGTTCTCTACTGTCATTAAAAGAACAAATCTGGATTATTTAGCAGCCAAAGCTAGTAGAGATAAGTTAAACAACATCAAGCAAGTTATGCAGAAGTTGTCTAACTTTTCCTTATCCTCAATATACCCAAATTAAAGTCATAATATATACACAGAAATACTGAATTATCAAATATTTGAAAATTAATTTGAATAGCAATAAATTATTTTATTCACATCTGTAATTAATACTGATATCAATAAATTAAATAAAACATCTCGTATTTATACATAACTATCGTATAAATACGAGATGTTTTTTCCTTTACTAATTGATATGAATAAGTCTACGTAGATGCACTAATTATCTTTAATAAAAGAGGCGATCGCCTCCTTTATCGGAGAACCAGAGTCGTCTCTGGTATAGTATGTAAGACCTTTATCAATGAATGCAGAAGTAGTATTTATTAACTGCTCAATAATCTCCAAACTGGCATTATCTATTTCTGGACTGACTTTTTCACCTGTAAATCGGTTTTTTCGCTCTTCTGGAGGTAACACAATGCGAGGATCTTTATAAGTCTCTTCTGGCTTGGCTTTAAATGTCTCATTTAAGTCAAACTGAAGTCGTAAGTAACGTTTAGAATCGTATCCACCCATAATTTGCCGACAAATAGTACTATCAATCTCAGATGTAGGTTCCATAAAGATATTAGTAAGATTTTGTATCCAGTCTAAGCCTCTCCATTTACTTATTTGCTTATATTGATATGGTTCACCAGTTTGACCTGTGCCAATAGAAAGAATAGAAATATCTTCCAATTGCAGATTATCCAGTTTATATTTTTGCTTAATTATTGGAGAGACTGAAGATTGACTGATCCTCATAACTAAACTCAAAGCTGCAAGACAAGGGTTGTTAGCAGAAACTCCTCCATCAATATGTGGGAATTCCCAATCACCAAATTTTTCTTTATCTACAGGTTCTAATTTATATGGTGGAAAAAAAGTAGGAGCTGAGGCAGAAGCAGTACATATCTGCCATAAATAACAGTCATCGTACCATCTGTCTCCTAAATCGGGATGGCAATTAGTAAAAAAGGTTGTATTCCGATATAATGTATCGTATGCAAGAATCAAAATAATCGGTTTTTCAATATCTTTTATTCTTATAGATTTATACGTATCTTTGAGAACGCTAATAATTCCATCATGAGAATATTTAGGTGGTGAAAATACATCAAGAATTGATTTGATGATGGACGGCAAGTTTTTATAGCGTTCTTTTCTATCTAGCGGGAATATATCTTGACCTCTATCTTTATAGAGTTTAATGAGTTCATGGCTCTCCTTTCCTAAAGCGATCGCTCCTGCTAACATTGAACCAGTGGAAGTGCCAGAAATCAAATCAAAATATTCGTATAAAAAGTTTCCTTTGCCCTGGTTTCTAATTTCTTGTTCTACTTCTTGAAGTATTCGTGCTGCAACGACTCCGCGAATACCGCCACCATCTAAAGCTAAAATTTTGAAGGACATAGCAATTCTATTTGATTATTTCTATGGTTATCGAACAGAATTCAGGAGTCAGTTGTCAGAATGGGCTAAACCTTAGCTATCCGCTAACAGAATTAATTTTGGCAGAAATTGCGGATAGAGAGGCTGCGCCTTAAGCGTAGCTATGAGCAACGCAGGAGCGATTAAAGTTTTGACTTGAAACCCTTATAAATAAATTTAGAGTTTCAAGTTGCCATCTCTAATACAGCGACTAGTCAATACCCTTGGGTTAAAAGGTAAAGGAAAAAAATAAGGATTGTCGTCCCCAATTTTAGCTTTAACCAAACGGCATTGATCTAGTCTTAACTTGGGATAGATGAAAATCTTGCCAGTTCAAGTATGGCTTTGATGTCTAATTATTGGTCTACTACATAAGCTTAAATAAATATTTCCTATAAGAAAGTTAAAGCTTGACCCCGCACTTGTGTATTTACCTGACCTTTGTCATAAACTACTTCACCACCGACAATGGTAGTTGTAGCCCAGCCGGTAAGGTTCCAGCCTTCAAAGGGACTCCAACGGCATTTGGTTAATAGTTCTTCGCGCCGGACTGGACGGTATGTGTTTAAATCTACAAGTACTAAATCGGCATCATAACCAGGCGCGATCGCTCCTTTATTGGGAATACCATAAGCCACAGCTACATTTTTTGACATCCAGTTAACAACTTGAGCAACACTACACTTTCCCTCCATCGCCGCAGTTAACATCAAAGCTAGAGAAGTTTCTACCCCAGGCATTCCCGAAGGACTATTGGGGTATTCTTGAGCTTTTTCTTCTAAGGTGTGCGGCGCGTGATCTGTAGCAATAAAATCAATCACGCCATCGCGCAAAGCTTGCCAGAGAACTTCGTTATCATGGGGCGATCGCAAAGGTGGATTCATCTGTGCTAAAGTGCCAATCTTCTCGTAAGCACTGGTATTCAACAACAAATGCTGTGGTGTCACTTCTGCTGTTACCCAACTAGGTTTCTCCTGACGCAGCAAATCTGCTTCTTCGGCAGTTGACATGTGCAAAATATGCAAACGACGTTGATATTTTTGAGAAAGTTTTAATGCCAGTTGGGTTGCAAGCAATGCCGCTTGATTATCTTGAATTTGCGAGTGAACGGCTGGATCGTGGATGTTGGCAAATTCTTGGCGGCGTTGGTTAATTCTAGCTTGGTCTTCGGCATGAACGGCAATCAAGCGATCGCCTTTAGCAAATATCGCCTCCAATGCTGTTTCGCCATCAACTAACAACTGACCATGCATCGACCCCATGAAAATTTTAATTCCCGATGTTGGCTTTGCTAAGAGCAAATCTGGTAGATTTTCTGCTGTTGCCCCAATAAAAAAGCCATAATTAACCAAGGACTTTTGTGAGGCACGTTGTAGCTTGTCGTCTAAAGCCTGCTGTGTCGTTGTCAGGGGGCGCGTATTGGGCATTTCTAAAAAAGAAGTGACTCCCCCTTTAGCACAAGCGCAACTGGCGGTGAATAAATCTTCTTTGTGTTCTAGTCCAGGTTCCCGGAAATGCACCTGCGGATCGATGACTCCTGGCAACAAAGTTAACCCTTCTGCGTCAATTTCAGTGGCTAGTGCCGTTTGGGAGATTTCTGGTGCAACTTCGACTATTTGGCGATCGCGGGTCAATACATCCCCAATCATCAGTTCACCATTGGGTAGAATTATGCGAGCGCGACGAATCAGTAAAATTTGTGGAGATGACATAGGGTTAATAAAGTTGAGATAGGGAGCTATGTATTACAGAGAATTATGCTTTTAGGTTAAACTTATTCGCGATCGGAGTAACCAATTTTTGCCGGGCGTTAAAAAAAAGTTTATTTTTAATTTATGAACAACCCCGTCAATCAATTTTGGATTTTAGATTTTAGGTTGTATCTTTGGTGCGCTTTCAGCGCAGCTTGGATTTTGGATTGACCGTAGCCTGAAAGGGATGCGGCTTGGGTATTTTACATTGGTTTCGCCCACCAGAGGCGAGTCATGACCCAGAACAAACACCCTAATCTAAAATTGCTAATCAAGATGGGAGCATGACTAGGAAATTAAAATTTCCCGTTAAGATTAACAGATAAAGTCTCACTAGGCGAGTTAATTACCTACATCTTTCCTTCAGTTAAGTAATTTCATGCAAAATAAAGTGTCTGATAACAACTCTAGTCAACAACCTGATAATTCTTGGATCGCAGAGCTAGGTAGAACGATTGTATTAAGCATTGTTCTAGCTCTGGGAATTCGTACCTTTGTTGCTGAAGCACGCTGGATTCCTTCTGGATCGATGGAACCGACTCTGCATGGTACGCCAAACCAGTGGGAGGCAGATAAAATCATTGTCGATAAATTGAAGTATAAATTTGCTGACCCGCAACGGGGAGATATTGTAGTATTTTCGCCAACAAAAGAGCTACAAAAAGAACAATACCAAGATGCTTTTATTAAACGTGTAATTGGCTTACCTGGAGAAAAAGTACAACTTAAGGATGGCAAAGTCTATATCAATAACAAACCCCTCCCAGAAAGCAATTACCTCAGTTCTGGTCAGACTACAGTCATTGATGTTTGCCAATCAGGGCCACAACCACCTTTTTTGGCAAAACCCCAGACTATACCAACAGGTTCATACTTAGTACTAGGTGATAATCGTAACAATAGTTATGATGGCCGCTGCTGGGGTGTTGTCCCCCGCGAGAATATTATTGGACGGGCTGTAGTTCGCTTCTGGCCTCTAAATCATGTTGGAGGAATAGATAAATCGCCAATATATCCATAATTAACAATATTATTATTGATGCTCCCCTGGTTGAAGAAGTAACACCAGTGCTTACTTGTTGGGAAAATCAGGGGAGTCATTAGTCATTGGTCATTAGTCATTAGTCAAGAGTTAGAAATTCTTCTCGTGCTCCCCCTGCCCCTTGCCTCTCACTGCTATGATGCCTTACTTAGCCAAGATTTTACTGTATCCAGTTAAGTCACTGGATGGTGTTGAAGTTGAGAACGCTAGAGTTATTGCCAGTGGCGCACTACAATATGACCGCGAGTTTGCTTTTTTTGACGAACAGGATAGATTTGTGAATGGCAAACGTCATGCTAAAATCAATGTAATAAGAGCGCAATTTGCACTCTTAAATAGAACTATCTCGTTGCAGATCCCAGGCGGCGACTCACAACAAATTTTTCATCTGGATGAGGAACGGCCAGCATTAGAAGCAACTATGAGTAATTTTTTTGAGTTTGCTGTCACATTAAGGCAAAATTCTCTGATGGGTTTTCCTGACGATACATACTCACCTGGCCCAACGGTAATTAGTACAGCAACATTGGCAGAAGTAGCTTCCTGGTTTCCCGGTTTAAGTGTAGATGAAATACGCCGTCGGATGCGTGCCAACATCGAGATTGATGGTGTACCAGCATTTTGGGAAGATCGACTATTTAGTGAACAAGGTGATTTAGTCTCCTTTCGAGTGGGAGATGTAGATTTTTTTGGGGTTAATCCATGTCAGCGTTGTATTGTGCCAACACGCGATTCTTATTTAGGAAAAGCTTACCCAAACTTTCAAAAAATCTTTGCAACTCAACGACAAGCAACTCTACCAAATTGGGTTGCTTCATCGCCTTTTAATCACTTTTACAGATTGAGTGTCAATACTCAATTAGCCCCATCGTCAGCCGGAAAAATTTTGCAAATCGGCGATAAGGTTGACATATTTATACAATAAAATTAACATTTATTTAAAGTAAAAAATATTAAGTAAATTTTTTAGATTTTTTTATTTTTACTCTGAACTTATATAAAAATTTTAAAGTTGTACTTAATTTTTATATAAGTCCAAGAGTTTTCAGACCGGATAATCAAGACCTCAGCAATTAAAAATTAAATTTAGGATTGGGTACTAATGACGACCTGAATTTTAGAATGGCATACTGTAGCTTATCAGTTAAATTTCATTTCATCCGAGAAAATCTGATAGAACTGAGTCAATTCAGGTGCAATATCTACGACGGGTTATGACGCTCGTTCGCTCACTGTGCCGTAGGCAAGACTCGCTATCGGCGTTGCTAAGTTTGAAAATTAGACCTTGGAGGAATTTAGCCAGTCAAAAAAATAGAAAATAAATTTCTGTATTTTTTTATACTTTATACTTAAATAATATGCCATATAAAATGCATAATACGCCGTAATTATCCTGATATTAAATGTAGCTGATATGGCAAAAATATCCCTAATGTATGCTGGGGAAGAATTAAACAACAATGTTATCCAAACTTCAGCCGATCAAATCTATTAATCGCTTAGTTGGCAAAGTTTATGCCAATATGCCCCTGAGGTATGTTCTGATTGTGCCCTTTATATTGCAAATTTGTGGCGCGGTGGGACTTGTAGGCTATCTTTCGTATCAAAACGGCCAAAAAGCGGTAACGGAGCTTGCTAATCAATTAGAAAATGAAATCTGCGATCGCATTGAACAACATCTTGATAAGCATTTAACAACCCCGAAGCAAATCAATCAAATCAACTTAGATGCAACTGAGCTAGGTATGCTCAATCTTTCAGACTTTAAAACCACCGGAAATTATTTTTGGAAACAAATGCAGGTTTTTAATGTTGGCTACAACAGCTTTGCCAACTCCAAAGGTGAGTTTATCGGTGTTGAACGTTTAGATAATGGCAGGCTCTTAATTAATGAAGTTACCGAAAAGCATGGCATCGGGAAACTTTATGTTTACGATACGGATTTGAAAGGCAATCGCCGCCAGCTTCAACAAGTTAAAAATTACGATCCTCTTATAGAAGCGTGGTATGCAGATGCAGCCAAGATGGGCAAACCCATTTGGAGTCAAATTTATCAATGGGAAGATAAACCAGAAGTCCTATCTATCTCTTCTAGCTATCCTGTTTACAATAAAAATCAGAAACTTGTTGGGGTGATTAGTGTTGATTTGCTATTGTCACAAACTAGCAATTTCTTAGCAAATTTCAACACCAAAAAATCGGGTAAAACTTTTATTTTAGAGCGTTCCGGGTTAATAGTGGCTTCTTCTACTACTGAGTCACCATATACCATCATTAATCGTCACGCAAAACGCCTATCGGCATTAGACACTGAAGATTCTTTAATTCGACTCACAACCCAGTCTTTGATCAAACGCTTTGGTAATCTTGGGTTTGTTGTTGGGAAGCAACAGCTAAGTTTTACCGCCGATGGAATGCGTTATTTTGTCCAGGTAAAAAACTGGAGGGATGAACTGGGTTTAGATTGGCTAATTGTGGCGGTGATTCCCGAAGGCGAATTTATGGAGGAAATTAATGCTAATACCCACATCACTATTTTGCTGTGCATAGGTGCTTTTTTAGTCGCTACAAGAATTGGGATTTTGACTAGTCGCTGGGTAATCAAGCCGATTTTAGAATTAAACACATCAGCGAAGAAAATTGCTAAAGGTGAATGGAAGCAAATACCAGAAATTCAGCGTTCCGATGAACTAGGGGAACTAGCCAAGGCATTTGAAATTATGGCAAAGCAACTCCAAACATCATTCAATACTTTAGAAGCAAAGAATGCTCAGATGCAAGTCTTAAATGAGGCGCTATCTCACAGTCAGAGTCGGCTAACTCAATTTTTAGATGCTATGCCAATAGGTGTATTTATTATAGATGCTGAAGGTGAACCTTATTACACAAATAAAATAGGGCAGCAAATTCTTGGTCGAGGAGCGATCGCACAAGTTAGCAGCGAAAAATTGTCAGAGGTATATCAAGCTTACCTTGCTGGGACAGATCAACTTTACCCCAGCGATCGCCTGCCGATATTGAGAGCATTGCTTGGGGAAAGCGCCAGGATCGATGATATGGAAATTCGCCATTTTGACAAGAGTATTCCCATTGAAGTTTTGGGAAAGCCAATTTATGATGAATCAGGAAATCTTGCTTTTGCGATCGCCACATTTTTTGATATTACCCAACGCAAACAAGCAGAAAACTTATTAGCAGAATACAATCGCACCTTAGAGGCTCAAGCAAAAAAACGTACTGAAGAGTTCCAGCAAGCGATCGAGCAACTACAAACCACCCAACAAGAACTAATTCAATCGCAAAAAATTGCCGCACAAGAACAACAAGCAGCCATTCGTGAAGCGGCGCGAAGCACCGCCGCCAACCTTGCCAAAAGCGAATTCCTTGCTAATATGAGCCATGAACTGCGTACGCCACTCAATGCCATTCTGGGTTTTAGCCAAGTCATGAGCCGAGATTATTCTTTATCTAGCGAACATCAAGAAAACTTAGCAATTATTAATCGGGCTGGCGAACATCTACTTAACTTAATTAACGACATTCTAGAAATGTCCAAAATTGAAGCTGGCAGAATCACATTAAATAGCAGCAGCTTTGACTTAATTCATGTGTTGAAGAAATTAGAAAAGATGCAACACGCAAGTGCTGCATCTAAAAATTTAGAACTAGTGTTTGAATATGCACAAAACATTCCTAAATACATAGAAACGGACGAAAATAAACTGTGTCAAGT from Nostoc commune NIES-4072 includes:
- the lepB gene encoding signal peptidase I, which encodes MQNKVSDNNSSQQPDNSWIAELGRTIVLSIVLALGIRTFVAEARWIPSGSMEPTLHGTPNQWEADKIIVDKLKYKFADPQRGDIVVFSPTKELQKEQYQDAFIKRVIGLPGEKVQLKDGKVYINNKPLPESNYLSSGQTTVIDVCQSGPQPPFLAKPQTIPTGSYLVLGDNRNNSYDGRCWGVVPRENIIGRAVVRFWPLNHVGGIDKSPIYP
- a CDS encoding MOSC domain-containing protein — protein: MPYLAKILLYPVKSLDGVEVENARVIASGALQYDREFAFFDEQDRFVNGKRHAKINVIRAQFALLNRTISLQIPGGDSQQIFHLDEERPALEATMSNFFEFAVTLRQNSLMGFPDDTYSPGPTVISTATLAEVASWFPGLSVDEIRRRMRANIEIDGVPAFWEDRLFSEQGDLVSFRVGDVDFFGVNPCQRCIVPTRDSYLGKAYPNFQKIFATQRQATLPNWVASSPFNHFYRLSVNTQLAPSSAGKILQIGDKVDIFIQ
- a CDS encoding ATP-binding protein encodes the protein MLSKLQPIKSINRLVGKVYANMPLRYVLIVPFILQICGAVGLVGYLSYQNGQKAVTELANQLENEICDRIEQHLDKHLTTPKQINQINLDATELGMLNLSDFKTTGNYFWKQMQVFNVGYNSFANSKGEFIGVERLDNGRLLINEVTEKHGIGKLYVYDTDLKGNRRQLQQVKNYDPLIEAWYADAAKMGKPIWSQIYQWEDKPEVLSISSSYPVYNKNQKLVGVISVDLLLSQTSNFLANFNTKKSGKTFILERSGLIVASSTTESPYTIINRHAKRLSALDTEDSLIRLTTQSLIKRFGNLGFVVGKQQLSFTADGMRYFVQVKNWRDELGLDWLIVAVIPEGEFMEEINANTHITILLCIGAFLVATRIGILTSRWVIKPILELNTSAKKIAKGEWKQIPEIQRSDELGELAKAFEIMAKQLQTSFNTLEAKNAQMQVLNEALSHSQSRLTQFLDAMPIGVFIIDAEGEPYYTNKIGQQILGRGAIAQVSSEKLSEVYQAYLAGTDQLYPSDRLPILRALLGESARIDDMEIRHFDKSIPIEVLGKPIYDESGNLAFAIATFFDITQRKQAENLLAEYNRTLEAQAKKRTEEFQQAIEQLQTTQQELIQSQKIAAQEQQAAIREAARSTAANLAKSEFLANMSHELRTPLNAILGFSQVMSRDYSLSSEHQENLAIINRAGEHLLNLINDILEMSKIEAGRITLNSSSFDLIHVLKKLEKMQHASAASKNLELVFEYAQNIPKYIETDENKLCQVLLNLLGNAIKFTNTGRVTLRVRLGAGGWETGEQGEQGEQGEMREQGEMREQYPPYPPHPPHPPHPPHPPHPPHPPHPPHLFFEVQDTGCGIAPQEIDLLFEAFEQTEIGRKSQQGTGLGLAISRKYVQLMGGDITVNSIPGVGSRFVFNIQIALACPREIPINQIKYQILALAPTEKAYRILVVDDSKESRFLLVKILTSVGFEVREATDGSEAVANWESWQPHLIFMDMRMPVMDGYEATRIIKGKQREYRVANELRRFPNSKQQVSSGSQYLAEGFPDSGECEVLKVVPLFKSQLGATSPTLEATGVMENDANDASTKRSPTALAPPSDFSEAEQNCSNTDTIVIALTASAFEEERQKILSIGCDDFIRKPFIQEVLLEKLSQHLGVKYTNQVETTNTTVVEQPTQMFISVSELLSRLSQMSPEWLQQIYYAAASCSDELILELLKQIPSDNSQVFKVLRDLANNYQFEKIMELTKTNVE